The following proteins are co-located in the Colletotrichum lupini chromosome 4, complete sequence genome:
- a CDS encoding nonsense-mediated mRNA decay protein 1, whose product MVHSFNSVHEFARVHREGTIIEMANEASAIKRFNEAPEARYAWVIAPVPGPYSLIESDLQKKWIVLAELPSTPERHFPDEGDMCNISFKRDFVCKGKKYNPGTLSAQRIPNPYETIPELYQYSLLAAFNVIMDYIADPITKQQYHPLFSIAVKQDLNFGFGPTPLSLQNATEICLRIDQNPVTYEAELTALSILTQPKKEGNELSENTIGTFEYLLDFRKEPSFYINMFDKIPHMDNPASHSNAYLQAVYRRLNADHKNVYEQLRRIPAGLAIILGCPGAGKTALNAFISAMAVSQSRHIVRDDGKKKHKPVKILYLLDVNYPCDDAADRVYSTLKKAGINKSVIRVRGCAREMRSSAKLHPVPSASEDDEPDFTAGFLRQVRASVGLSNGTRSTNEARGDRAPSLDEVAWERYDADRTRYKSLTKILEKLENGAVKTRKTARELKNRVARLYLSVIGDADFIATTPVGASGYLSKNFHPDIVFLDEAAHARELTTLIPIALYSPCAFILTGDTRQTRPFVESGKGMEKENIYAKQLMISTMERADLAGALKSKLLISHRMYGDLQVLVSELFYDGQLTSGIPEAERFSNPVRHMQKWLGQFTRGQECTVPRILLNLRYSKEMKDRSSFYNQVHANFIMQRCHELLRHPEFKQVDKPDQPGRILIITPYKAALIRYKQFIKTLPPHFRGRMDVELRFNALEARTVDSAQGHEADFVFVDTVRTRSAGFLDDPKRLCVMLSRARVGEMILMHEGMTKKRDRNQQQHDAEWTTKVYDHCRKNGQLHYFG is encoded by the exons ATGGTTCACTCGTTCAATAGCGTCCACGAATTCGCTCGCGTTCATCGCGAAGGAACCATCATAGAGATGGCGAACGAGGCTTCTGCCATCAAGAGGTTCAATGAAGCGCCTGAAGCCAGATACGCTTGGGTGATTGCTCCTGTACCGGGTCCTTATTCACTCATCGAGTCGGATCTGCAGAAGAAGTGGATTGTGCTCGCCGAACTGCCATCGACACCGGAACGCCATTTCCCGGATGAGGGCGACATGTGCAATATCTCATTCAAGCGAGATTTCGTTTGCAAGGGCAAGAAATATAACCCTGGAACTCTCTCCGCCCAGCGCATTCCCAACCCATACGAGACGATCCCGGAGTTGTACCAGTATTCCCTACTGGCAGCATTCAACGTTATCATGGACTACATTGCCGACCCTATCACGAAGCAGCAGTACCACCCGCTCTTCTCAATCGCTGTGAAACAGGATCTGAATTTTGGCTTCGGGCCAACGCCCCTCAGCTTGCAAAATGCCACTGAGATCTGCCTTCGGATCGATCAGAATCCTGTGACGTATGAAGCTGAATTGACGGCATTGAGCATCTTGACTCAGCCGAAGAAAGAGGGAAACGAACTGTCAGAAAACACCATTGGAACCTTCGAGTACTTGCTGGATTTCCGGAAAGAGCCCAGTTTCTACATCAACATGTTCGACAAGATCCCACACATGGACAACCCTGCTAGCCATTCCAATGCGTACCTGCAGGCTGTCTACCGCCGACTCAATGCAGACCACAAGAATGTTTACGAGCAACTTCGTCGGATTCCAGCGGGACTTGCGATCATTCTTGGTTGTCCTGGTGCTGGAAAGACAGCGTTGAACGCCTTTATCTCTGCTATGGCCGTCTCTCAGTCTCGCCATATTGTGCGCGATGATGGGAAGAAGAAACACAAGCCGGTCAAAATCCTGTATCTTCTCGACGTCAATTACCCCTGCGATGATGCAGCAGACAGAGTGTACTCGACGTTGAAAAAAGCCGGCATCAACAAGTCGGTGATTAGGGTTCGAGGTTGCGCTCGCGAGATGCGAAGCAGTGCAAAGCTTCACCCAGTGCCCTCAGCAAGCGAAGATGACGAGCCTGACTTCACCGCCGGATTCCTCAGACAAGTTCGTGCTTCTGTCGGTCTTTCGAATGGTACTCGTTCTACTAATGAAGCTCGTGGCGATCGAGCGCCATCCCTGGATGAAGTTGCGTGGGAGAGGTACGATGCCGACCGAACCCGATACAAGTCTTTGACCAAGATTCTCGAAAAGCTCGAGAACGGTGCGGTCAAGACCAGAAAGACAGCAAGAGAGCTCAAGAATCGTGTGGCCAGGCTCTATCTCTCCGTGATCGGAGACGCCGATTTCATTGCCACAACTCCTGTTGGCGCGTCTGGGTACCTGAGCAAAAACTTTCATCCGGACATTGTGTTTCTTGATGAAGCTGCTCATGCCAGAGAACTTACAACCCTCATCCCTATTGCGCTGTATTCACCCTGTGCGTTCATTCTAACCGGCGATACCCGACAAACCAGACCCTTTGTTGAAAGCGGCAAGGGCATGGAGAAGGAGAACATCTATGCAAAGCAGCTCATGATAAGCACCATGGAAAGAGCGGATCTTGCCGGGGCTCTCAAGAGCAAATTGCTTATCAGTCACC GAATGTACGGAGACCTCCAAGTATTGGTATCAGAGTTGTTCTATGATGGACAATTGACTTCAGGAATCCCCGAAGCTGAGCGCTTCTCCAACCCCGTACGCCACATGCAAAAATGGCTCGGGCAATTCACCAGGGGCCAGGAATGTACTGTCCCTCGAATCCTGCTCAACCTACGGTACTCCAAGGAGATGAAAGACCGGTCGAGCTTCTACAATCAGGTTCACGCGAATTTCATCATGCAGCGCTGTCACGAACTGCTCCGACACCCAGAGTTCAAACAGGTTGACAAGCCTGACCAACCTGGACGGATCCTGATTATCACGCCGTACAAGGCTGCTTTGATTCGGTATAAACAGTTCATCAAGACTCTTCCGCCTCACTTCCGGGGAAGGATGGACGTGGAGTTACGATTCAATGCTCTCGAAGCCCGCACTGTGGACTCTGCTCAAGGACACGAGGCAGACTTTGTGTTTGTTGACACGGTTAGGACAAGAAGCGCTGGCTTCCTCGACGACCCAAAGCGTCTGTGCGTGATGTTGTCTAGAGCTCGAGTTGGAGAGATGATTCTCATGCATGAGGGCATGACGAAGAAACGGGACCGTAACCAGCAACAGCATGATGCGGAATGGACTACCAAGGTCTATGATCATTGTCGCAAAAACGGTCAGCTTCACTATTTCGGTTGA
- a CDS encoding AMP-binding enzyme, translating into MRRSGGSYASPSLGSLLLLAVRRSRHAEHRGRRDQGRARSPGAQRRNAIERSKLCSRPGRSPSLSVFLLNQTACSAIELQLSTEPRAQLDIIQKVRTSPESFPLSTPLRISQRRTIFFARQGFKDTIFERANTKLLTWLPLIFSSPLKMVFTSPNWVPQLPIDPPDSITIQEFMSNERYGRYALKDSRSPYTCGLTGKSYSAFEVRERTDLLARGISKKLEFAPNEGTEWEKVVCLFSLNTIDYIPFTHAMHRLSGIVTPASAAYSAQELEHQLRSSNSKALFTCIPLLETALKAAKGANIPEDRIFLLPVPGADQKTPYVTIDDLIQEGKSLPELEPLKWVKGQGARQVAFLCYSSGTSGLPKAVMISHRNVIANVLQFTTYETVARRKLGVRTQATLGLLPFSHIYGLVVIAHCGTWRGDGIIVLPKFELKQFLEAVQRFKINCLPVVPPIVIQVIRNQDLCNKYDLTNVRWVYTGAAPLGAETVEDLKKQYPKWHVGQGYGMTETSTAVCTTSEIDIDVGSSGSLVPGARGKIVDPTTGAEITEYNTPGELLVQSPSVVLGYLHNEKANAETFVWHEDGRWIKTGDEVLVRKSAEGNEHLVIVDRIKELIKVKGHQVAPAELEAHLLTHPAVSDTAVIQVPDERAGEVPKAYVVRAAAYASKPEAEVSAEICKYVEEHKARHKWLKGGVEFVDVIPKSPSGKILRRLLRDREKEARRSKGAKL; encoded by the exons ATGCGGAGAAGTGGGGGAAGCTATGCTTCTCCAAGTCTTGGTTCTCTGCTCCTTCTGGCTGTGAGGAGGAGCAGACATGCAGAGCACCGGGGACGAAGAGACCAGGGGAGGGCCCGGTCACCGGGGGCACAGAGGCGCAACGCAATAGAGAGATCTAAACTCTGTTCCCGCCCCGGTCGGTCCCCTTCGCTGTCAGTTTTCCTTTTGAACCAAACCGCTTGCTCGGCAATTGAGCTTCAGCTATCCACCGAGCCTCGTGCGCAGCTTGACATCATTCAAAAAGTCCGAACCTCCCCCGAATCTTTTCCTCTCTCAACACCGCTTCGCATCTCTCAACGACGGACCATCTTCTTCGCGCGGCAAGGCTTCAAGGACACGATCTTTGAACGCGCAAACACTAAGCTTCTCACCTGGCTTCCCTTAATTTTCTCTTCGCCGCTCAAGATGGTCTTCACTTCGCCAAACTGGGTTCCTCAATTGCCCATCG ATCCTCCAGATTCAATCACAATCCAAGAGTTCATGAGCAATGAGAGATACGGTCGCTATGCCCTCAAGGATTCCAGAAGCCCGTACACGTGCGGCCTCACCGGCAAGTCATACTCGGCATTCGAGGTGAGGGAGCGAACAGACTTGTTGGCGAGAGGTATCTCCAAGAAGCTCGAGTTCGCACCAAACGAGGGTACCGAGTGGGAAAAGGTCGTCTGCCTCTTCTCCCTCAACACA ATCGATTACATCCCCTTCACCCATGCCATGCACCGTTTGTCCGGCATCGTCACTCCCGCTAGCGCCGCTTATTCAGCTCAAGAGTTGGAGCACCAGCTGCGGTCGTCCAATTCGAAAGCTCTCTTTACCTGCATCCCGTTGCTTGAAACCGCGCTTAAGGCCGCGAAGGGCGCCAACATCCCCGAGGACCGCATCTTTTTGCTGCCGGTACCGGGCGCCGATCAAAAAACACCCTATGTCACTATCGATGACTTGATCCAAGAGGGCAAGTCTCTGCCGGAGCTGGAACCTCTCAAGTGGGTCAAGGGACAGGGAGCACGCCAGGTTGCTTTCTTGTGCTACTCGAGCGGCACCTCGGGTTTGCCT AAAGCTGTTATGATCTCACACAGGAACGTCATCGCGAACGTCCTGCAATTCACAACATACGAAACAGTCGCGAGGAGAAAGCTTGGCGTTAGGACACAAGCCACTCTCGGTCTCCTCCCCTTTAGTCACATTTACGGCCTGGTTGTCATTGCTCACTGCGGCACGTGGCGCGGCGACGGCATCATTGTCCTGCCCAAGTTTGAGCTGAAGCAATTCCTCGAGGCCGTTCAGCGCTTCAAGATTAACTGCCTCCCCGTT GTCCCGCCAATCGTCATTCAAGTCATCCGCAACCAAGATCTCTGCAACAAATACGACCTCACCAATGTGCGCTGGGTATACACAGGCGCGGCGCCGCTTGGCGCGGAAACCGTGGAGGATCTTAAGAAGCAATACCCCAAGTGGCACGTGGGTCAAGGATACG GCATGACCGAGACCAGCACTGCCGTCTGCACAACCTCCGAGATCGACATCGACGTCGGATCATCAGGCTCTCTCGTCCCTGGTGCGCGCGGCAAGATTGTGGACCCCACGACAGGCGCCGAGATCACAGAGTACAACACCCCCGGCGAGCTCCTGGTGCAGTCACCCTCTGTCGTGCTGGGCTACCTGCACAACGAGAAGGCCAACGCCGAGACGTTTGTATGGCACGAAGACGGCCGCTGGATCAAGACGGGCGACGAGGTCCTCGTTCGCAAGTCCGCCGAGGGCAACGAGCACCTCGTCATCGTCGACCGCATCAAGGAGCTCATCAAGGTCAAGGGCCACCAGGTCGCGCCCGCCGAGCTCGAGGCCCACCTGCTCACCCACCCAGCCGTGTCCGACACGGCCGTCATCCAGGTACCCGACGAGCGCGCCGGCGAGGTGCCCAAGGCGTACGTCGTCCGCGCCGCTGCCTACGCCTCCAAGCCCGAGGCCGAGGTGTCGGCCGAGATTTGCAAGTACGTCGAGGAACACAAGGCGCGGCACAAGTGGCTCAAGGGCGGCGTCGAGTTTGTCGACGTCATTCCCAAGAGCCCCAGCGGCAAGATTCTGCGCCGTCTACTCCGCGACCGCGAAAAGGAAGCCAGGAGATCCAAGGGTGCCAAGCTTTGA